Within Panicum virgatum strain AP13 unplaced genomic scaffold, P.virgatum_v5 scaffold_3273, whole genome shotgun sequence, the genomic segment GCCAGTTTCCTTACCTGAGGACGGAACTGCTTTCCTTCCTGTTAGCTATTCTCCCCTGGCAAGAATCTTCTCTCTTCTATAAAAAATATCGATCTTCACGTCGGTATGTATATTGGTCATTGGTCGGTAGCAGAATGTATCTTTTTCGATAATTACTTCCCGATTAGTCTTCGTAAGAACAAAGCGTATGCTTTTGCTTTCATGCTATTGGTTTGGTCAAGGTTCTCCCACCCAGGCCTAAACCTCTACTCTAGTTACATAAACAGGTGCTCGTACCCCGGAAAGAAAGCCCAGACTTGACGGTGAGACTGATCCTACATAATTGGTTTCGACTTCCTTTGATGTTAGTTGAGATAGTTTGATATTTCAAATAAGTGTATCCGCTTCTGAACGAGGTATTTTTCTCTGTACTTGAACAACTCTTCTCTTTTTAGTTTCTATGTTCGGTATTTATAGAAGAGAGACCTTTTTACCAGGAAGAAGAATCCACTTGCCTAAGAATTAGGCATGATTGATACAAAGCTTATCTATAGACGGATAAGTGAGTCTCCAACCTTAGCTAGTTGTACAAGGCACACTGCCAAGGCGTATGTATTAGCCAGACCTAGAAATTCATTACCATGATTCCCATCAAAGAAATCCGTTCCTTCTCTTCCTAAATTCTAAACCAAAGCAAGTGGTGAACTTCCACAATGGTCGGCACTCTCTACTCTGGTTCCTTGTTGTTGCTGGAGGAAAAAACCCTCTTATTTGTGTGGATAGATATACGAGAAATAGATGCTTAGCTTGCTATGCCCGATAACGGCACTGAAGTAGTGAATTTCTCGGTACCATATCAGTGGCATACAACTTCGTACCTAACGGCCGAGTTGAGTGGTGCTTTTTTTCGTAAGTAGTCTGTTTGGGAGCTGTAGCTCTCAACCCAGTTAAGTGCGAGTATTGCTTCCTTCTAGTTCCGCTAAAAAAAGAAGACAGACTCTTTCCAGTAGATGAGCTAGGGAGAACGTCGACTTTTTCTCTCGCACTTGCACTTATTGGATTGCTCTTTGCATTTTTTACCTAGTTTTAGAAACTACTTAGTCCCCCGTGCATGCCTATTATACCTATTAGTAGCAGCTTACTCTACTATACGTGAATACCTTGCTTCTGCTTCTACTTGACCGGTGCTTGCTTATTAGATTAGCTATTCCTATCCGTGGTGAATATCTGCTATCCCATCTCTTCTATTAGTTCTAGTTACATACCCCCGAATACCGTGCTTTCTTACCTAGCTATTATGCATAAACCAGTGCTGCAGCTACTCCTTACTTCTATTGAGACTCTAGTCAAGAATTCATCTACATCTGCTGAGCCCTATTCTCTGCTATCTGCTGACCCTTCGTTTGTTGAATGAATTATACTTAGCGTACCACCATGGCATGGCTAATAGCACGACCATTGTCTATCTCTACCCTTGCTATCAAAACACTGTCTGATCCGACTTTCTCTTCCCCATGCCATAAGAGGGTTAAGGTATATGATGCATCTGATCAATGGATTGATACTATGCCTAGAAGGGTTTCTAGTATAACAGATCCTCCCCTTGCACACATGCTTTCGTTATTACCAGTATCTAAAATAGATGAAAGCAGAGATACTGAAACCGGCTTATGGGTTGCCTAAGCACATTGACAGCTTAGAAGGAACAGGTCGTGATTCTTTATGCAGACAGGTGGATAGCCTATCAGAAGAACTAGATTCTAGGAAATCGGACACTAGTACAGGCAAGCCTTCCCCTTCTCTACCTCTACCATCTCTTCCGTCTCCACCTCAACCGTCTCCTTCTCCACATCTTATTACTCCAAAGAGTCATGATTTGAGTCCTAAACCAACCACTAAAAGAACAATCCGCACTCAGAATAATACACAGAAAAGGTATAATAAGAAAAGAGGAAACCCCCTTAAATAAAATAAGAGTATGATGCCGCCCTCCCATACTCCAGCACACTTCCACCCTCTATAGCTCATAGTCACGGTATCCTCCTATATTCATAAAGCGTCCTCCTACATTCCGAAAGCGACCCTAGCACCAGTTTCTCTTTCAACTCTCATATAGACCATTATCAACCCATCCTTCGACTACCCTATGGCCTATCCCTTCCCCTAGCACTAGTATATCTTTCTACTCTCATATCGCGGACGCTCACCCCTTTTCTCATAAAACCCACATTTATCTTTTCCATAAGATCTAAGGGAAATTGGATCGCACTTCCATTTGTTTCATTTAACTAAACTGGTTGTACAGATTTCATTTCATGCAATCAGAATTTGTTGAATTGAATTTCAAAGCAAGAAAGCCAGGCCGGGGAGTTGGCTATTCTTTTCCTTTCCATAATTAAATATAATAAATGAAGAAAATCGGCACTCGCGAAGCAGAGGTAGGCACGAAGTGATTACTGTTTTCACTccaaaagaaagagaaagaccGATAGGGGGAGCACAGTGGAGCTACAGACTTTCACTCCTCTCATGGTTCAGAAAAGTAAAACACTCGCTCCCTACTCACCTCAGGTAGTACTTAACATAGTCCTAACTCAACTGCCAGGAGTTTCAGAGAGAATTGGTTTGCAGCGCAGCGGCTCTTGACCAAAGCCTacctttcccttttctttgcATTGAATTTCATTGCTTTAGGCGAGCTATTAATTGAACAGGCCGCATCTCAATACGATCCTTTTCATGCTCTGATACCGAGGATGGGTTCTTTTCTGGTAGCTAGGTAAAGGAACCTGATAGCattatctttttattttgctAGCGCAAGGAATCGTTGTCTTCGTACGCTTCTATTCGTAGTCATCTATTCGTAGAAATTGTAGGATGCCGTTAGCGAAGCATCTTCACGGGTTTCTGCTTGGTTGGTATTTTTTCCTGCCATTTCATCCGTGAAAGCTCAAGTAGTTTCGGTTTTTTCATCTATTTATACCGCTTCTCGCAAGGAAGAGGCCCGCTTCAGTCAAGGCCAAGGTTGTAGTTCCGAGAAAGGATAGTACTTCTGTTCCTCTACGGGATATACGGCAAAGGTTTCGCAATAGTTGTAGAGAAAGTCCATCCCTCAATCACGGGACAATCCTCCAGGGCAAAGGTACTTCCAAAGCAGACAAGGTTCATCTGTGCATGAAAGGAATGAAACAAATTCAATAGATTCAATAGGGTCATCCCCACCGAGATCGGTACCTATCTAGATCCCCAGCTTCGACAAGGCGTCCTCCTTCGCATTTTGCGACCATTCCCACGAGGACTACGATTCGGATTATCTAATGTCATCCCCAAACATAATTACACCTTTTAAGAGGAAGGGACGGCCACAGCTggcggagccaagcatcggatgtAGTTCCTCGAAAGCAATTCAAAGGCACGGGATAGACGCACGATTTCAATCAATTCTCTAGTTGTATAGTAGTAGAACCGGTGCACGGCAGGGACGAAGTTCTGTTAGAGGGTATCCAGCTGTTGAAGCTTGGCAGTGGAATCCCTTACTCCTTGAATCAAATAGAATGTAGTAAGGGTTGTAGCATAGGCTGAGAAAAGAATAGATCAATAAGACAAGGCTTTCACCAGAGAAAGACAGTCTTCCCCGAGAAGACAGGGTTTATCGATAAAGAAACACCTTTTAAACCCTTATTGACCAGGTGCGTGCTGAATTCATAGGGTTATTAATGAGGACACAGAGCAACAAAGGGTATAGCTACTCTCGAGTACTATCTCGATTGAAGTATTACCAATCGTTGGTGATAACATCGTGCTTGAATGTATTAGTGGGAGAGTGGAAGGGTTAGTAGGTTGAAGAATGGAAAGACTCTTATATTCTGTCTCAGACAGTTGATGAATCATGGTGATAGGTAATGATGTGTAGTGGTGGGCTGGGGTTACTTGTATTCTCCATTTCTGCTGTGGATAGATTCCTTTGCAAACATAGTGAAGTGAGTTTGATCAATTCATTCTATTTCGTTGATAGCCTCACACGCACCTTTTGTTTACTTATCTTTTGAACCTTTTGTTTACCTATCTTTTGAAGTGGTAATAGCAATAGCAATAGAAATAGGAATAGGAAGACGATCATCATTGCTGGTGGTATCCCCTCCTAACCGTGGCTTTCGGGGGAAGAGCGCCCCTTGAGAAGGGATGGGAGCGAAGCCTACGTTGATCTATGAGACCTCGTTCCAAAGTCTTTTTCCAAAAGAGCACATCCCACTTCTAACTTCAATCTTCGAGGAAATTTGGCTATCTTGTGTTTATTCTATTTGCTAATTGATAGATTTATTTTTCTGTGTAACAGGAGGCCCGGGCATTGTTAGGTAGACTGGAAACATCAGAGAGGAAATTTTGATGCAGCATTGCGGGTTCTTCAGGGAATTGATATAAGAAGTTTGAGGCCACGAATGACCAGTGCTATTGCTGAAAGTATCAAGTCTAGAGTGCCTCCACGTTCTTCAAGAAGGAAAACCTCACAAGTGAACGGAATGCTAATGCATATGTCAATGCATTCTGTAAGCTTGCTTCTAGAGGCCATATTGCTTAAAGCAAAGTCATTGGAAGGCCTTGGTAGAGTAACAGGTAGGTATTAACtagatttttcttttccttttactAACATTCTGCCTTTATTCTACTTCTTTCTCGTCTGTGTCAATGAGAAGTAAGAGTATTCTCGTACTACGAAGAATAGGCAAATCTTTGATTTGGAAGAGTTTTTTACTCATATCTTTTTTTCAGGGAAATATGCCTTTAAGAGGAAATGAGTGACTTTCTGCCGGAGAATAGTAGTCATCTGTACTCGTCTTTTGTCCTTCCATACTTACTAAGCAAACTAGGTCACACCTGGACAACTAGGGAACATAAGCGGGTGATCTAATCAGTGGGGAAAGCTGTTCATAAGGACCGGTGAGATGGTACTCCCCTGTGGTATCCCAATAACCGTATTCCCATGGGCATTTCCTCAAAAATAGGCTGTTTTGAGAAAGGAATCTATTAGCTGCACAAGTCCAGAGTTGTGTGTACCCCTAGTGAAAGAGTGGAGGAGTTCAGACGCATATCGATACCAAAGTGAGAAGCCTCTTAATGATGGAGAACCCGCCTCTGCCAAATGCCCAATACAAGCAAGCAGGGGGAGCGGATTCCCAGAGAGAATTCCCGTGTTACTCTGATATTAGAAATAGAGGAAACTAGCACTTTAGAAAGAATGCAGAAAAATGATGGAACTAGAACGAAGCTCTACAAAGTTCACAACTCACCATTGCAACCGTAGGTGGATACGCCTGCTGGACGGAGTCAGCAAAACCCAAAGCAAGATAGAACGTAACGGAGACTTTCCGGATCCCTCAACCTCCTATCGGTATGTATGAGGCTTCGCCAACTTAGAATACTGAATTTAGGCAAGACCAACAGCTACTTCATCTCCTGATTTCAGCGTTCCGTCTTTACGTCCTGTGGTGGGGAAGTATAGTGCAATCTACGTCCAACCATGGGTTCTATCGGAATATCATCGGTCTTACCACAACATTCTCCATTCCTGAAAATTCCTCCTTGGGTAGATTCTATCAAAAAATCCCAGTTCAACTTTATTAGCCTATCCTTATATGCTCCAAGGATTCAGCCTGCTACTATATCCAATCCATCCGAGTTGTCCCAATAAAGCGGATTTTACTTTAATACATCTCAGTGTACTTTCCTTATTGGTCTTACTCAGATACTTACTCGGGTTATTACAATATGGACATAGTCATTTATTGCCCAGTCCACTtatctttctccttttctttacGGTTAACAGGGTCAACTAACCAAAACCTTTGCGGTTCATCACCAGTTACGGATCGTAACAACTATCACCATCACCCCGATCACTCCGATAACTGATACCCAGTGCCGCGAGTGGAATGACAATGAAGCGAGTCTAGAGGTACCGGCAAGTTCTCCTGTGAAAAGAAGTGGAACTAAACAAGCTAGTGTTTTTAATATGCAAGGAACGCGGGTCATACCCGTACAAGTTCAGAAAGAAATCCTGGGAAAAGACGAGCAGATAAAAGTTCTCTTGCCCGTACGCTGGTAACCTAGCCCTGCCGTACGCAGGTTTCTTGAGTCCCGCCCTGCCTATCGAGAAAAGTGATTGGAATAACTATCTTCCTTCCATTGAAATCTGAGCATCGCTAATAGGAGATTTTCTTATATTTCCATGGTATTCCTCCCTTCGTCATCTTCGATTTGCAGATTTTAAACAAACGGCTATACGAGTTTTTGAGTACCAACGAAGGAGTGCCAAGGAACTAAATTAGCTCGAGTGGAGCTGGGCAACCAATTCAATGACTTTTTCGTAATGAAATGACTTGACTGCTGGTTGAGAGTCAAAAAGATACCAAAGCCAGTGGTGGAACGGAAGTGATTAGGGGAAGGAAGGAAAGAAAGGTAAAGAAAGAAAGCTGAACGTAACGGAAGTGAAAAGAGCGATTCCCCTATCGACAAAAGTGATAAATTACAATTTACCTACCGCTTGCCTTCTACAGGATGGGTCCCCTCCCTCCGTAGGCTTACGGCAACAAGACCAATCCGCTCGATCCACTAATAAAATAAGTTGGAGACTACTAATCTGCCAAATCTGCTGTAGCTTTCCCAACGCCTGGGGGCTTAGTTACGTATCATAGGTAAATCTCTCCAAAGTCGTTAGCCTATCGTCATACTATGTTATAGCCCGCCCTTGCCTAGTTGACAGCTTTTTTGATATCTGCTTTTATGACTCTATTGACCGTAGGCCAACGTTTGACTTCCTGGAAAAGAGTGATAGCGCCCCGTCTCGGCCGAAATCCATGCGAATGCACGGAAAATAGAGGATCAAATAACAGGTTCAATAAGTGGGCTAGTCCTAGCCCTCCATTACGATCCTATCTCTCTCCGCAGGTTGAGTTATAGGTCGAAACATTCCCGGTTTGTTCGCTTTTGGTATGAACGACCGAAACATTGCCGAGAAGCGAAAGGTTGATGTCAACAACTCACACTGAATTTCCTCCAGTTCCTCCCTTTGTGGCAGAGCGAGCGCCTTGACTAAGATAGATTGACTCTTTCATTCTTGCAGCCTATTCTGGTTCCAATCGCGTTTGAGGAAaaccccctttggcatcaatgaAACTCTGTGATATAGGAGTTCACTCATttcgtttgagagatagtgGAATTTATTCTTTCAACACGTACATCGACGAGGGTGTCGATGACTTGAGTGAGGGTGAGGAATGGTCATGTGCTAGAGGCCGTACCGTTGGAGTAAGACCTCAACAAGGGGGTGTGCAGTTTAAATGTAAATGACGAGCATGGAGAGGCCAAGGTCATTTGTAATTAGGTGTGGCTGATGCAAGAAGACTGGCGAGCTGTCCATGGTGAGACTCGTTGTGATGCTACTGCAGGAGGCATCCTGGTGTAGTTGAGGGCGCAGGACTTCTGTGCGGGTACAACTGGCACTTAAAAGACCTTCCGTGTAGATGAGTTCTCTTGAGTGAGACTAATCGAGTTACGAAGAAACCTTTGCGATGGTGCTGTGCAGTTGGGTTCTCTATGGAGGAACTTCGTTGTGGGGACCAAGGGGTCTTCTTAAGAAGAGTTGCTTTGATGAAAAGAGTGTAGCCATGATGGCAAGTCAAGGTGGGGCCCTGTGAAGGCAAGCCTTGTGTATGTTGGCGTGATGACGAGAGAAAGGAAATGACCTTGAACAATAGCAGTCTGTAGCACACCCTGCAATGACTTCGACCAGCGGACCAGCCTATCCAATACCCTACGCCATGCTTGATGGCTTGGCCTGTGGCTTTGTTGACCAGTGCAAAGGCCCGACAACCGTTCTGAGAGTCGCTGGAGAATGGCCAATAAGCTGGATTCCCTCCTTGCTTTACCTACTTTTTTTCCAGCGACTGCTACTGATTCCTTTATTTCCCACGTAACCTTTACTTCTATCTGGAGAAGATCCATTACCTAGCTCTTATTCCGGCATGATCAAATCGATACCAACATTCAAGAGCGGATAAGGCTAAAAAGAGAAAAAGCAGGGCTTAGGGGGAGGAATccatttattatttatttattagccTTAGCCTAGGCCCAACTATGTACAGaaatctatctattattgccTGCATCGACAGCAAAGTAAACTCTCGCTGATGATAGAAGAACAACTCTTAGGGCAGTAGCAAGGAAACTATGAGCTATTTATTGTTCCTTTCTTAGACAGGCTACAAGATAAAGGATGGCTTATGGTCTATTTTCTTACTTTACTATCCTGCCTGACTTGGCAAATAAAAGAGAACCCCATTTCGCCCGGAATTGGACTTGTTTGCTACCTTGGGAAATCTTTATGCTTACCTACTTGCTGACCTTAGGATAGGAAATGCATATTACCTGAAAGCTAGTCGCTCGGCTGGCACGCTATCAAAGCACTTAGGATTGGCTGGAACAGAACCCCCGAGAAACTTTTTAACATTTCGGAGAATATAGAGAGGAGGGAGATAAATGTATATTTTGTATCGTTTCTTCGATACCTCGCTTACGTTTAACTTCCCTTCACCAACCTCAGAGGGTACTACGGGCTTAGACTCTCTAAGATATCCATCACTAAACTAAAGAAAGTAGCGAAAATCATAAGAGAAGCTTTGTGTTCAGAAGGTTGGGAAGGAGTACGCCCGGTTTGTCTTGatttgcttcatccatgattCCCCTTGTGGAGTGAAGTGGAATGCTAAAGATACAAAAGTGAACCGTAGGATCTCGTCTTACCCCATTGACAAAACTTGTCCAAGAAACCCTGTATGTATCGACTATGTAAATAAAGCCCTAatgtttcaattccgcatacaCCAAGAACGACCAATTAGCTCTAGCCAAACCTTGAACATAATTTTTCATTTATGCCCAAAAGGGACAACTGGTTTTGCCCATTGGTTCAAAGAAGTATTCAAATTTCCTTGGATGTGTATTATTCTTCTGGATTTGGTCGGTTGTATTATATATCGACTTTAAAATATAATATAAAAATTGAGCATTCTACTGTCAATGAAGTACATACTAAAATTGGGAAATGTTGAGCTCTATTGTTTGGAATAGGCTCGCTCCATCCTTCCGCCCGGCTGTgcttttaccttttttttttggtagtgGTCTCCtggtatttttttttgaaacgccTGCCTTTTCCAATGATGGTGGAACCAGATCCAACACTTTCGGGATATCTCCCCGTGCTGCGCTCAGCATGTCCCACCATCTGAGCTAACCTGTCCTTAGCACGGACAGCACTCAATATCTCGCAGCGGAAGCGGAATATGTCTACCGGAGTACGCTCCGCAAAGCTCCTCACTCGGCACACAATCTATATCCAAGTCCCCCATCGCACTCCACAAGTTTGGGACGACCCCTTTCTTAACGGTGCCTTAACACAAGGCTTCCCTACTAAACCAGTACACTAAGTACGGGATCACTACTCATGACTCCTTGGTCTTCATAGTCCTCGAGAACACGATCAACAATGTCTCCCATACATTGTATGACGAAATGCCTCCTCACTATCCAATCAAAAACCGGACTTCCAAGATCCATCTCACTCAGACCCTTTTGAATGTAGCGGATAACAACGGAGCGGGGCTATCGAATTGATATGTATTCGAATCTTAGGAGCTGGTAATCACTGATATGCTCATATTGGTGACGTTATTGTTGCTGTAATCAAAGAAGCAGTGCCCAAAATGCCTCCAGAAAGATCAGACAGAAGTAAGACGAGCTGTAATTGTACGTACATGTAAAGAACTCAAACGTGACAACGGTATGATAATACGATATGATGACGATTGTCATTGATCAAGAAGGAAATGAAATCCAAAAGGAACTCGAGGTGCGATCGCTCGGGAATTGAGACTTATGAATTTCACTAAAAGAGTCTCATGAGCTCCTGAGGTATTAGAAATACTAGTAGTAGAGACTATGATATAGTAGGGTACCTGAATATAGATCAATTAGTAGATTGTGTCTGACGCATATACATGAAAAAAGcaaataattatataataataaGAAAAAGAATTCTAATCTTAATAAAAGGAAGGGTTCGAATAGCATCTACTAATATTATATTACCGAAAACTTTGTGAAAATACTTCTACGAGAAGGTTTTATTGAAAACGTTCGAAAACCATAGGGAAAGTAACAAATCTTTCTTGGCACGTGCCCCTGCTCCTGGTCTTCGAACTAGTCATTAATGGTCGGCAACATAGGTACCGTACCCTTTTTCGGTATGCGTTGCGAACACTTTCATTTTTAGCGTCTCATCTTCTCTGGAGAAGCTCAAATCGAACGGATAGAGCAGATGGTCCAACTACAGAACTTCTTCTTTTTCATTACTTCCATGGTCGTGCCCCGTGGCACGGCAGCACCCGTACTATTGAAATGGTTCGTCAGTAGAGATGTTCCCACTGGTGCCTCTTTTTCCAATGGTACTATAATTCCTATTCCTATCCCTTTATTCCCTTTTTTGGTCTATCTACATTCAAGGAAATTCATACGCTCCATGGACAGAGCAAAAAGTGGAGTGTTGGTCAAAGCAAGCCGCCCTATTCTATTACCAGACAAAATTGGGAGAAGCTCATCCGCTAGAAATGCTTTATTTCGTTTCGTTCCCGTTCTTCATTTCCTTATTATCGAATCCATGGGGGACTTGTCATATTTAGAATCTTTCTGCGGTCTGCTCTGTTTACAATTCTTTCGTACTCTCTTCTCTTTACCACGCGATAGGTCAGCGAAGCGTGAGCGGGCGCTCCGAAGTAAAGGCCAAACACTTCGGCCTAAGGGGAATGAGCAACAAAATGACAAGATGAGGTGCCCCGGGCACCCCCATATAGAAAGAAGGGTCGAAGGTTTTGGGCCTGTAGCTTTCCCCGCCCCCCCCTCGTCGAGTGGTGCTTGTTTGGGGGGTGTGCCACCTGAAATCGGGCTTGAAGCTCTCGCCTTACCAACGAGCCGACTGTTGATGGCTGTTGGTCACGACTACTACAAAAAGTGAAGATGAATCTTTCTATTTCACATGGAGGAGTGTGCATCTTTATGTTGGGTGTTCTTCTGTCGTGCGACCCGATGGCTTATGTGCGACCTGTGGCCCACGCCTCCTATTCTATTTGTTCAGGGCGGGCGGCGTGAACTCTGATTCGATCCGGGTATTCAATCCCGCCGCTGAGATGCTCAGTTGACTCCTTAACCTTGATAGGAAGATGGCTTATTCCTAAATTCGTGCATAAGGGTAAGGAACTTTGGATGAATTAATGCGAATGGGTGTAAGCCTCGCAGCTCGGAAACACCCAGTGCTGACCACACTGAGAGACACGAAAGCGCAGGTAATGCCAGTTGGCGAAGTGGCGTTAAGCATCCCTAGCGGTACGCAAAGAGAGGTCGTGATGATATCATCTACGTCCGTACCGCTCCTCGTGGAGTAGATCCCGCATCCAACCAACCCTTTTTTTACCAGGGAACGGGAGAATTCCCACTACCGCTGGCAGGCCAGCCGGGCCGTGAGCGCGGTGGGAACGGGCTTCCCAAAAAGCGAGCCCCGGCCCGGGTCAGCATagaatggggggggggggacggccCTAATGTTGTGTTGGCCGGGTTGCGGGCGGATAAAAGCGGACGTGGGGACTCGGGTCGGGGCACAGCGTAACTAAGAGAGCCATTCCATTTAGTGCGAGACAGAATGGGCGGGCACAAGCGGTCTGGTGTCCGAGCCGATTGGTCAGACGACGACTACTGCACATATTATATTAGCCGCCTATCCCGGAATGGACTGGGATGGAATAGAAAGAACGCGAAGCAACAAGCAAGGGATGAGCGCTTTGTTGCTAAAGCGCATACGTTTTCTTGCTGGGTCGGTTTGTTTTTTGGGGGTGGGGCAATAAGCTTGCTTCTTCACAAGCTTATCCCCGCCCCTTTCCTGTCCGTCCCGACCGGCAGCAGTTGGGTCTCCCCATCTCTCCTCAACTTCCCCGGTCTTCGGCCCGAgctgtatgaggcagaaactcGTCCCACGTACGGTTCGGAGGCCGAGCCCCACCCCTGCAATAATGGTGCGGCTTAGGTCAACTAATACGAATAAGATACAGTTCACTCAACGATTGCCTTTGGGTCCCGAACTCCATATGGGGAAGGAACGTTGTTGTTTGCGAGGTCTCGATCATTTACATGGACCCACTTCTCATTCCATTTGTGGGAATTTTTTGATTTATAAACCGTCCCCAACGAGCGAAAGGTTCATGTTTGAACATGATGAATCACTTCGTGCCGACCTGTTGCCCATAAACTTTCCTGCCTCATATGAGAATGGAAAACTGGAAGATTTTCTGCATCGGTGGATGAAGAATCACGAACATAAGAATTTCTGGTTTAGCATGTTCCCAGAAAGAAGATACTTTTTTTCCATTCGAGAAACGAGGAGTACGACTGAAGTGGCTATACATACAAATCCATTTACGGATCTATATGCTCCGATTGGAACTGGAAGTTCCAGAACTGGCGGCTGGTATACCACCATAATGAAATTGCCTTTTATTTTTAGTATTCGGATAGGATTTCTGTTGGCTTCATCGGGAGGCTCGCGTAGTTTGTTACGTCAACTCCAAAAGGATAAGTTGCATTGGAATCGAGAAAGTTTCGTTCATAATTGCATTAAAGGAGACTATGTTTGGGACCGGTCTGGGTTCGGCTCATCAACTCGAACGGTCAATGCTGGCCTGATACCAGCATCGTTATACGTCACAAGTTGGGGTGGTTGAACAGGAAAAACAACAAGGCAGGCGATAGGAAAAAGCAAAGGGGAACTGGTTAAAACTAAACAAGGAAA encodes:
- the LOC120694114 gene encoding cytochrome c biogenesis CcmF C-terminal-like mitochondrial protein — its product is MTIVIDQEGNEIQKELERLIFSGEAQIERIEQMVQLQNFFFFITSMVVPRGTAAPVLLKWFVSRDVPTGASFSNGTIIPIPIPLFPFLVYLHSRKFIRSMDRAKSGVLHAIGQRSVSGRSEVKAKHFGLRGMSNKMTR